Proteins encoded within one genomic window of Leucoraja erinacea ecotype New England chromosome 24, Leri_hhj_1, whole genome shotgun sequence:
- the mdm4 gene encoding protein Mdm4 isoform X5 translates to MTTASTSKPYTSSDNPCSISAEKVGQIRPKVPLLTILHEAGASGETFTLKEVMYYLGQYIMLKQLYDQQQQHIVYCGNDALGKVFGVQSFSVKDPSQLYDMLSRNLIAANFQGGPCCRCASFSQHVFGCRLQ, encoded by the exons ATGACAACAGCATCCACATCTAAACCATATACATCATCTGATAATCCATGCAGTatatcagcagagaaggttggcCAG ATAAGGCCAAAGGTGCCTCTGCTGACCATTCTACATGAAGCAGGTGCGTCCGGGGAAACCTTCACATTGAAGGAG GTGATGTATTATCTCGGTCAGTATATCATGTTAAAGCAACTCTACGATCAACAACAGCAACACATTGTGTATTGTGGAAACGATGCACTTGGAAAAGTATTTGGAGTCCAAAGTTTCTCTGTCAAAGATCCAAG CCAGTTGTATGACATGCTTTCGAGGAACCTGATAGCTGCCAACTTCCAAG GTGGTCCCTGCTGCCGCTGTGCTTCCTTCAGCCAGCATGTTTTTGGTTGCAGACTTCAATGA